A section of the Helicobacter jaachi genome encodes:
- the miaA gene encoding tRNA (adenosine(37)-N6)-dimethylallyltransferase MiaA: MHKKVIAILGASGSGKSELAHKLALEYDCEIFSLDSLSIYKYVDIASAKPTPLEQAQVRYYGLNVLEPNEKSNALLFFTLLTQALQDSKHKPLLIVGGSSFFLKSIIEGLSPMPELRAYQTWVDSIGDINAQYAYLQHIDKDYARRIDKHDTYRIYKALALFKATNTAPSAYFATHKPKALNIPLRIYSLVLDRDELRARIAKRSEEMIIKGIVPETEYILQTFGAQAQALKGIGTKECAAYLRGEIADTRTLQEQIFYHTCQLAKRQRTFNRTQFSTITHLERDALEQALRKELA; the protein is encoded by the coding sequence ATGCATAAAAAGGTCATCGCTATACTTGGCGCTAGCGGGAGTGGCAAAAGCGAGCTAGCGCACAAGTTGGCTTTGGAGTATGATTGTGAGATTTTTAGCCTGGATTCACTAAGTATTTATAAATATGTAGATATTGCCTCTGCTAAGCCTACACCACTTGAGCAGGCTCAAGTGCGCTACTATGGGCTAAATGTCTTAGAGCCAAATGAAAAAAGTAATGCTTTGCTTTTTTTTACACTTTTAACCCAAGCTTTGCAAGATTCTAAGCATAAGCCGCTGCTCATCGTGGGCGGGAGCAGCTTTTTTTTAAAAAGTATAATAGAGGGTTTAAGCCCTATGCCAGAGCTTAGGGCTTATCAAACATGGGTAGATTCTATAGGCGATATAAACGCGCAGTATGCGTATTTGCAGCACATTGATAAAGATTATGCGCGCCGTATAGATAAGCATGACACTTATAGAATCTACAAAGCTCTAGCCCTCTTTAAAGCCACAAATACAGCTCCTAGCGCGTATTTTGCCACGCATAAACCTAAAGCCTTAAATATACCTTTAAGAATTTATTCCCTCGTGCTTGATAGAGATGAACTAAGGGCGCGCATAGCTAAAAGGAGCGAAGAGATGATAATAAAGGGCATTGTGCCAGAAACAGAGTATATTTTACAAACCTTTGGCGCGCAAGCCCAAGCCTTAAAAGGCATTGGCACAAAGGAGTGTGCGGCTTATTTGCGCGGTGAGATTGCAGATACGCGCACTTTGCAAGAGCAGATTTTTTATCACACTTGCCAGCTTGCTAAGCGTCAGCGCACCTTTAATCGCACACAATTTAGCACTATCACGCACTTAGAGCGCGATGCCCTAGAGCAGGCTTTAAGAAAAGAGCTAGCTTAA
- the rpsU gene encoding 30S ribosomal protein S21 — protein sequence MPGIKVKESESFEEAYRKFKKQTDRNLVVTEVRARRFFESKTEKRKKQKINAKKKMLKRLYMLRRYESKL from the coding sequence ATGCCCGGAATTAAAGTTAAAGAGAGCGAGTCTTTTGAAGAGGCTTACAGAAAGTTCAAAAAGCAAACCGACCGCAATTTGGTAGTAACAGAGGTGCGCGCGCGCAGGTTTTTTGAATCTAAAACCGAAAAGCGCAAAAAGCAAAAGATTAACGCTAAGAAAAAAATGCTCAAACGACTCTATATGCTCCGCAGATATGAGTCTAAGCTTTAG
- the ftsZ gene encoding cell division protein FtsZ: MENINLNIQEIRPEGAVITAIGVGGGGTNMISHLAKTNPHKAIKLIAANTDVQHLEGANANVKMKLGEKLTKGLGAGMHPDVGEKAALETYEELKQTLSGSDIVFISAGLGGGTGTGAAPVVAKAAKEVGALTVSIVTKPFKWEGGKRTRLAEEGLRNLKAESDCIIVIPNERLLSIIPKNCGFQESFKIVNDVLARAVNGISGVILSSGANDINVDFADVRTVMSHKGLALMGTGEANGDSAACDAMRMALESPLLDNISIKDAKGVLVNFEIHRDYPLAEIAEAMNIVDAIAADSEADIVFGTCTLKGDAQQDFVRITVVATGFEKEVVGDTPSVQTPADKDLEHSRKSLQLRRASGESYHASDDYSLFNNDSIDVPTYLRNQKD, from the coding sequence ATGGAAAACATCAACTTAAACATACAAGAAATTCGACCAGAAGGCGCGGTGATTACCGCTATTGGCGTTGGTGGCGGTGGCACAAATATGATAAGCCATCTTGCAAAGACTAACCCACATAAAGCCATTAAGCTTATTGCTGCAAATACCGATGTGCAGCATCTTGAGGGCGCGAACGCTAATGTTAAAATGAAGCTTGGTGAGAAACTCACAAAAGGCTTAGGAGCAGGTATGCACCCAGATGTTGGCGAGAAAGCTGCTTTGGAGACTTATGAGGAGCTTAAGCAAACGCTTAGTGGCTCTGATATTGTCTTTATCTCCGCAGGGCTTGGCGGTGGCACAGGCACGGGGGCTGCCCCTGTGGTGGCTAAGGCTGCCAAAGAAGTGGGCGCGCTCACCGTCTCTATTGTAACTAAGCCTTTTAAATGGGAGGGAGGCAAGCGCACGCGCTTAGCCGAAGAGGGCTTGCGCAATCTTAAGGCAGAGAGCGATTGTATTATTGTTATCCCCAATGAAAGATTGTTATCCATTATCCCCAAAAATTGTGGCTTTCAAGAGAGCTTTAAAATAGTAAATGATGTGCTTGCGCGCGCGGTAAATGGCATATCAGGCGTTATTTTGAGCAGTGGGGCAAACGACATAAATGTGGATTTTGCCGATGTGAGGACGGTTATGAGTCATAAAGGCTTAGCACTTATGGGAACAGGTGAGGCAAATGGCGATAGCGCCGCGTGCGATGCTATGCGTATGGCATTAGAATCCCCCTTGCTTGATAATATTTCCATTAAAGACGCAAAAGGCGTGCTTGTGAATTTTGAAATCCACAGAGATTATCCACTAGCCGAAATTGCTGAGGCAATGAATATTGTAGATGCCATTGCTGCAGATTCTGAAGCGGATATTGTATTTGGCACATGCACGCTCAAAGGCGATGCGCAGCAAGATTTTGTGCGTATAACAGTGGTCGCTACAGGCTTTGAAAAAGAAGTAGTAGGTGACACGCCCTCTGTGCAAACACCAGCAGATAAGGATTTAGAGCATTCTCGCAAGAGCCTCCAGCTCCGCAGAGCTTCAGGAGAGAGCTACCATGCAAGCGATGATTATAGCTTATTTAATAATGACAGCATTGATGTGCCTACATATCTGCGCAATCAAAAAGATTAG
- the ftsA gene encoding cell division protein FtsA, which produces MNKIILGIDIGSTKICAIIAEIKEDGTPYIIGTGIHKADGIKKGSITNIELASMAIRNAVNDAKRVSGEKVDKAIISLSGAYTKSIRESAVVNVPNSEIGLKEINRVMQTAIYNAVIPEDHVLIHALPYEFRLDDQSYAEDPMGMSASRLEAFVHIVTAKKTALENLKRAVRESGIEIENIVLSAYASAIAVLSNEEKELGVACIDMGGQTCDLMIYSGYSMRYSDFLSVGSHNITVDLATALNAHPSIAEQIKTEYGKLILSDEDKTKSIKVPVMTSESATTNVSLEIVHAVISARVEETLQLLAKSIEKSGLKDKIGAGITLTGGMANLEGMQEFASSIFFRRPVRISKPTAVGGLFDGLKGTQSATAVGLILHGAGQHTNYEMDYEKKIRYRKSNISVDSNDMSNIELPKNALQETSTSSAKITHKPDDLSQLRTFENDKHSNIFVRFYKWVSQWISQLF; this is translated from the coding sequence GTGAATAAAATCATATTAGGCATTGACATTGGCTCAACAAAAATTTGTGCCATTATTGCTGAAATTAAAGAAGATGGCACGCCCTATATTATTGGCACGGGCATACATAAGGCTGATGGCATTAAAAAGGGTTCTATTACTAATATTGAGCTCGCATCAATGGCAATTAGAAATGCTGTAAATGACGCCAAAAGAGTTTCAGGAGAAAAGGTAGATAAAGCTATCATCTCACTTTCTGGCGCATACACAAAAAGCATTAGAGAATCTGCGGTGGTAAATGTGCCAAATAGTGAGATTGGACTAAAAGAGATTAATCGCGTCATGCAAACAGCCATTTATAATGCCGTTATCCCCGAAGACCATGTGCTTATCCACGCCTTGCCCTATGAATTTAGGCTTGATGACCAAAGCTATGCCGAAGACCCTATGGGTATGAGTGCCTCGCGCCTAGAGGCCTTTGTGCATATTGTAACAGCCAAAAAAACTGCATTAGAGAATCTAAAGCGCGCCGTGCGTGAAAGCGGCATAGAAATTGAAAATATTGTCCTAAGCGCGTATGCTTCGGCAATTGCGGTCTTAAGCAATGAGGAAAAAGAACTAGGTGTAGCCTGCATTGATATGGGCGGGCAAACTTGTGATTTAATGATTTATAGCGGCTATTCTATGCGATATAGCGATTTTTTAAGTGTGGGCTCACATAATATCACCGTTGATTTAGCCACTGCGCTAAACGCCCACCCAAGCATTGCCGAGCAGATTAAAACCGAATATGGCAAACTAATTTTAAGCGATGAGGATAAAACAAAATCTATTAAGGTCCCTGTTATGACAAGTGAGAGCGCGACTACAAATGTGAGCTTAGAGATTGTGCATGCTGTGATTTCTGCGCGTGTGGAGGAGACTTTGCAACTTTTAGCAAAAAGTATTGAAAAAAGTGGCTTAAAGGATAAAATCGGTGCGGGCATCACCCTCACGGGCGGTATGGCAAATCTTGAGGGTATGCAGGAATTTGCCTCAAGCATATTTTTTAGACGCCCAGTTAGGATTTCAAAGCCTACAGCCGTTGGCGGACTTTTTGATGGATTAAAAGGCACGCAGAGTGCCACTGCGGTGGGCTTAATACTTCACGGCGCAGGGCAACATACCAATTACGAAATGGATTATGAAAAAAAGATTCGCTATCGCAAGAGCAATATCAGCGTAGATAGCAATGATATGAGCAATATCGAGCTGCCAAAGAACGCATTGCAAGAAACTAGCACATCAAGCGCAAAGATTACGCATAAACCAGATGATTTATCCCAGCTTAGAACCTTTGAGAATGACAAGCATAGTAATATATTTGTCAGATTCTATAAATGGGTCAGTCAATGGATTAGTCAATTATTTTAA
- a CDS encoding peptidylprolyl isomerase has protein sequence MITWMQKHKKWLVITIWISAIAFIGAGSVNWGSYGFGFGSDKVASVGDIDIHIDEYQRVYNQVLNEYAKIPQLGGILDEAQAKQLGIPQIALQRIIQQAQIRNFAQDLGLMVSDEEVGREILNANVYVDEKGNFSHEVYERALQSMQISKSDFEEMLRNEMLVQKLLGVVNANQMGMLISVTPLEVATLEMSSSVRDRLMVKSLPITQVKFTANEADIRAFWEQNAQNWKTPMEFEIEYILVPFNAYTPDDEALKKHYDDFKSDYIDDSGHLMSLEESREKLVRDVQKIEAESAAKREYINLKNSSKKGEIITIKDNERFFVKDGIDLVVADMKAAQVGQVLKPIEASEGFVTLRLMSKKESANQSFEEAKSAVKALYERNKRKEALAELAQRSVANFSGSDMGFVDRFYNGAILTLNEQERGYFISQVFESKNKQGYVLFDDKAVLYRILEQSATPLVQNNEALMLAKGAKYEALLNALADYLNKTYKTTIYIDVSK, from the coding sequence ATGATTACTTGGATGCAAAAGCATAAAAAATGGCTTGTCATCACTATTTGGATTAGCGCCATTGCATTTATTGGTGCAGGCTCGGTAAATTGGGGTTCTTACGGATTTGGCTTTGGTAGCGATAAAGTGGCGAGTGTAGGTGATATTGACATTCACATCGATGAATATCAAAGGGTATATAATCAAGTCCTAAACGAATATGCTAAAATTCCGCAGCTAGGCGGTATTTTAGATGAGGCGCAAGCCAAACAATTAGGCATACCACAAATCGCATTGCAGAGGATTATCCAGCAAGCTCAAATTCGCAATTTTGCGCAAGATTTAGGCTTAATGGTGAGCGATGAGGAAGTAGGCAGAGAAATATTAAATGCTAATGTGTATGTCGATGAAAAGGGCAATTTTAGCCACGAGGTCTATGAGAGAGCCCTACAAAGTATGCAAATAAGCAAGAGTGATTTTGAGGAAATGCTGCGCAATGAAATGCTTGTGCAAAAACTTTTGGGCGTTGTGAATGCTAATCAAATGGGTATGCTCATCTCCGTTACACCCCTAGAAGTGGCTACACTAGAGATGTCAAGCTCTGTGCGCGATAGACTTATGGTAAAAAGCCTCCCTATCACGCAAGTAAAATTTACAGCAAACGAGGCAGACATTAGAGCATTTTGGGAGCAAAATGCTCAGAATTGGAAAACGCCTATGGAATTTGAAATTGAATATATCCTTGTGCCTTTTAATGCCTATACTCCCGATGATGAGGCACTTAAAAAGCATTATGATGATTTTAAAAGCGACTATATCGATGATAGTGGGCATTTAATGAGTCTAGAAGAGAGTAGAGAAAAACTTGTGCGCGATGTGCAGAAAATAGAGGCAGAAAGCGCGGCTAAAAGGGAGTATATTAATCTCAAAAATAGCAGCAAAAAGGGCGAAATCATCACTATCAAAGATAATGAGCGCTTTTTTGTGAAAGACGGCATAGATTTAGTTGTCGCAGATATGAAAGCTGCTCAAGTAGGACAAGTGCTAAAGCCCATTGAGGCAAGTGAGGGCTTTGTGACATTAAGACTAATGAGCAAAAAAGAGAGCGCTAACCAAAGCTTTGAAGAGGCTAAAAGCGCGGTCAAAGCATTGTATGAACGCAATAAGCGCAAAGAAGCACTCGCAGAGCTAGCTCAAAGAAGTGTCGCAAATTTTAGCGGTAGCGATATGGGATTTGTTGATAGATTCTATAATGGCGCTATACTCACGCTAAATGAACAGGAGAGGGGCTATTTTATCTCTCAAGTATTTGAATCTAAAAATAAGCAAGGCTATGTCCTCTTTGATGATAAGGCTGTGTTATATCGCATATTAGAGCAATCCGCAACGCCCTTAGTGCAAAATAATGAAGCCCTTATGCTTGCTAAGGGTGCTAAATACGAAGCCCTTTTAAATGCGCTAGCAGATTATCTTAATAAAACCTATAAGACAACTATTTACATCGATGTAAGCAAGTGA
- a CDS encoding FtsW/RodA/SpoVE family cell cycle protein, producing the protein MIDRRILAHFDYILLLLVLPLVALSLFLINELDSVLFAKQIKYISLGCGLMVVLFFVPFRKLNGIIVALYIVCLMLLILVHFIGTQKLGAQRWINIPFTSFSIQPSEIIKTFLMLLLASYIARNPPPKGGYGIKEFCIISSFILVPFMIILKEPDLGTAMVILLTGFGTLFLVGVNKKIWISLGLIMLILAPVAYVANPLKDYQKKRITDFVSENYPYQVNQALIAVGASGLVGKSKEEATQSQLKFLPYANTDFIFAYFVERFGLLGAFGLLTLFFCIIVHILSLGFTYGKDYFLRVVTGYIAILIFLYVGINICMVIGLAPVVGIPLPLMSYGGTSFITFITLFTILENVLAFRFVFEYNATPSKRGPLAQLVRALGS; encoded by the coding sequence GTGATTGATAGACGGATTTTAGCACATTTTGATTATATTTTGCTGCTGCTGGTGTTGCCGCTTGTAGCGCTATCTTTATTCCTCATTAATGAGCTAGATTCTGTATTATTTGCCAAACAAATAAAATATATAAGTTTGGGTTGTGGGCTTATGGTGGTGCTTTTTTTTGTGCCTTTTAGAAAGCTTAATGGCATTATTGTGGCTTTATATATTGTGTGCTTGATGCTGCTTATTTTGGTGCATTTTATCGGCACGCAAAAGCTTGGTGCGCAGCGGTGGATTAATATCCCCTTTACGAGCTTTTCTATCCAACCAAGCGAGATTATAAAGACTTTTCTTATGCTGCTGCTTGCTTCATACATCGCTAGAAATCCCCCGCCAAAAGGAGGCTACGGGATAAAAGAATTTTGTATTATTAGCTCTTTTATCCTTGTGCCTTTTATGATTATTCTAAAAGAGCCTGATTTAGGCACAGCTATGGTCATTCTACTCACTGGATTTGGCACGCTTTTTCTAGTGGGAGTGAATAAAAAAATTTGGATTTCACTAGGGCTTATTATGCTTATTTTAGCCCCTGTAGCGTATGTGGCAAATCCTTTAAAAGACTATCAAAAAAAGCGTATTACAGATTTTGTATCCGAAAACTATCCCTATCAGGTTAATCAAGCCCTTATTGCTGTAGGTGCGAGTGGCTTAGTTGGGAAATCAAAAGAAGAAGCCACGCAATCCCAACTCAAATTTTTACCCTATGCAAATACAGATTTTATTTTTGCATATTTTGTCGAGCGTTTTGGGCTTTTGGGCGCATTTGGGCTTTTAACACTCTTTTTTTGCATTATTGTGCATATTTTAAGTTTGGGATTTACCTATGGGAAAGATTATTTTTTGCGCGTGGTGACAGGCTACATTGCTATTTTAATATTTTTGTATGTAGGCATTAATATATGTATGGTGATTGGCTTAGCCCCTGTGGTTGGTATCCCACTGCCCTTAATGAGCTATGGCGGCACAAGCTTTATTACCTTTATCACACTTTTTACAATCCTTGAAAATGTCCTTGCCTTTAGATTCGTTTTTGAGTATAATGCCACCCCTAGCAAGCGGGGACCTTTAGCTCAGCTGGTCAGAGCACTCGGCTCATAA
- a CDS encoding RluA family pseudouridine synthase, with product MQAFIVSNLDLKNGKLRLDSYLSAQLACSKNQIHHLIKAQVVSINGVPCHKNGIYLKASDSVSIHLNTDGVDSINAANSTDSIHTESKALQAIMQHDARFKIDILHQDEHILIINKPAHLIIHKAPSVKEPTLTDWLKSQSHILHTLSGEERYGIVHRLDKQTSGALAIAKSHLAYAALPKELKSREMGRYYLAIIDMPLQKNQQVSCYMGRAAHNRLKMSKIHIANNAPIPKGVRDSKSSFVKLATSNNGALELIAIKLHTGRTHQIRAHLESLSRHILGDTLYGYKISPKTHNYQDRILLHAYILYLIHPQTQQKCTFKAPIALDMLEFIQTHFTKDLPDGCEDIMELLEVDRIMGLFECFS from the coding sequence ATGCAAGCATTTATTGTATCAAATCTTGACTTAAAAAATGGCAAATTGCGCCTTGATAGCTATCTAAGCGCGCAGCTTGCCTGCAGTAAAAATCAAATTCATCATCTCATTAAAGCGCAAGTAGTCTCCATAAATGGCGTGCCTTGCCACAAAAATGGCATATATCTTAAAGCTAGCGATAGTGTTAGCATACATCTAAACACAGATGGTGTAGATTCTATAAATGCCGCAAATTCCACAGATTCTATACATACAGAATCTAAAGCATTGCAAGCCATTATGCAGCATGATGCGCGCTTTAAGATTGATATTTTGCACCAAGATGAGCATATACTCATCATTAATAAGCCCGCGCATTTAATTATCCACAAAGCTCCTAGTGTGAAAGAGCCAACGCTCACAGATTGGCTTAAATCTCAATCTCATATTTTACACACACTAAGTGGTGAGGAGCGCTATGGCATTGTCCATAGGCTTGATAAGCAAACTAGCGGGGCTTTAGCCATTGCTAAGTCGCATTTAGCTTATGCTGCTCTGCCCAAAGAGCTTAAAAGCCGTGAAATGGGTCGCTATTATTTAGCCATTATTGATATGCCGCTGCAAAAAAATCAGCAAGTATCCTGCTATATGGGGCGTGCAGCGCATAATCGCCTAAAAATGAGCAAAATCCACATTGCCAATAATGCTCCAATTCCCAAAGGTGTGCGAGATTCAAAAAGTTCATTTGTAAAGCTTGCCACTTCAAATAATGGCGCACTTGAGCTTATTGCCATAAAGCTGCACACCGGACGCACACATCAAATAAGAGCGCATCTTGAAAGCCTCTCTCGTCATATTCTTGGCGATACACTCTATGGCTATAAGATAAGCCCTAAAACGCACAACTATCAGGATAGAATCTTGCTGCATGCTTATATCCTTTATCTCATTCACCCCCAAACGCAGCAAAAATGCACTTTTAAAGCGCCCATTGCACTAGATATGTTAGAATTTATACAAACCCACTTCACAAAGGATTTGCCCGATGGCTGCGAGGATATTATGGAGCTACTTGAAGTTGATAGGATTATGGGGCTTTTTGAGTGTTTTTCTTAG
- a CDS encoding fibronectin type III domain-containing protein, whose protein sequence is MSVFLSACVSSLNENLKENTALPQLDSVNTLVDVSSVGFEWKFLNDEAVQGFVVYRAQSLSGKGLQRIAIIKNRFATHYYDTGLSPQTKYIYAFATLGNNKDVSPKGEPIHIQTSFIDAVESVFAINNQPRSIKLIWSPHANPSVETYLLQRLNKAGEFETIAHIPHRLSVEYFDSDLKDGETYTYRVIAKNFEGIESKPSKSVSVSTIPQPAPIENLHASNDMPRAINLSWEAAPDTQGVSKKYYKVLYSSDDKDYKTLATTNQTHYTHKLKADENGISYYYQVVLIGDNGLEGRMNTQSAKGSSLPPPSQPTHFEGKIIDGKATLSWQIPSDDRIQSFIVYRYEGAIWAQSTRFVDIEGNSFVDKEMQKGKKYSYSVVSVDKNGIESAPTKKILLFVEAQGAKE, encoded by the coding sequence TTGAGTGTTTTTCTTAGCGCGTGTGTTTCATCTTTGAATGAGAATCTAAAAGAAAATACCGCCTTGCCGCAGCTAGATTCTGTAAATACGCTTGTTGATGTCTCATCTGTGGGCTTTGAGTGGAAGTTTCTAAATGATGAAGCGGTGCAGGGCTTTGTCGTGTATCGCGCGCAATCCCTAAGTGGTAAGGGCTTGCAGAGGATTGCTATTATTAAAAACCGCTTTGCTACGCATTATTATGACACAGGTTTATCGCCTCAAACTAAGTATATTTATGCCTTTGCCACGCTTGGCAACAATAAAGATGTCTCGCCAAAGGGTGAGCCTATACATATTCAAACTTCTTTTATTGATGCGGTGGAGAGCGTTTTTGCTATTAACAACCAGCCGCGCAGCATTAAGCTGATTTGGTCGCCGCATGCTAATCCTAGCGTGGAGACTTATCTGCTGCAGCGGCTTAATAAGGCAGGTGAGTTTGAGACTATAGCGCATATTCCCCATCGCTTAAGCGTGGAGTATTTTGATAGTGATTTAAAAGATGGAGAGACTTATACTTATCGCGTTATTGCTAAAAATTTTGAGGGGATAGAATCTAAGCCCTCAAAAAGCGTGAGTGTAAGCACTATCCCACAACCTGCACCTATTGAAAATCTGCACGCTTCCAATGATATGCCGCGTGCGATTAATCTTTCATGGGAGGCTGCACCTGATACGCAAGGGGTAAGCAAAAAATATTATAAGGTTCTCTACTCAAGCGATGATAAAGACTATAAGACGCTTGCTACGACTAATCAAACACATTACACGCATAAGCTAAAAGCGGACGAAAATGGCATAAGCTACTACTATCAAGTCGTGCTTATAGGCGATAATGGCTTAGAGGGGCGTATGAATACACAATCAGCCAAAGGCTCTAGCCTCCCTCCACCAAGCCAACCTACGCATTTTGAGGGCAAAATCATTGATGGTAAAGCCACGCTTTCTTGGCAAATCCCAAGCGATGATAGAATCCAAAGCTTTATTGTGTATCGTTATGAGGGCGCAATATGGGCGCAAAGCACGCGTTTTGTAGATATAGAGGGCAATAGCTTTGTGGATAAAGAAATGCAAAAGGGCAAGAAATATAGCTACAGCGTGGTGAGTGTGGATAAAAATGGTATAGAATCTGCTCCCACAAAGAAAATTTTGCTCTTTGTAGAGGCTCAAGGGGCAAAGGAGTAA
- the trmB gene encoding tRNA (guanosine(46)-N7)-methyltransferase TrmB has protein sequence MPHFLASSITLPALPFACGDFEFVYEAFDMRHKERSLILVRHRGQDFFLRKIKRASNMILKCEKSSHTQPTGVIKNALKVLLDYQSSILSHNLNNNSLRQNLQSPYVKTMDFFLDFAQPCLIEVGFGSGRHLLHLAQHNPMLTCIGIEIHTPSIEQILRQIQLLHLNNLFIIKGDARILLEIMPSHIAEGIYVHFPVPWNKKPHRRVFSHHFLHQALRVLKGHKMLHLRSDDETYIKDALHLALQQEHISLEVHKNIKDVVTSKYEARWEREHKDIYDIKIFSTQNSAQNHQNSTKIAQNMQKNFLFDKILRKNLDNYTNFPYKKIAKDWFLHIDNVYCAGDTYVLGLCLGDFNQPQNKFLQIGFCESQVAHYINGTPIPTLAAIKAHKHLMQILTQE, from the coding sequence ATGCCTCATTTTCTCGCTTCTAGCATTACCTTGCCTGCTTTGCCTTTTGCTTGTGGCGATTTTGAGTTTGTCTATGAAGCCTTTGATATGCGCCATAAAGAGCGCTCTCTTATCCTTGTGCGCCATAGGGGGCAAGATTTTTTCCTGCGTAAGATTAAAAGAGCATCAAATATGATTTTAAAATGTGAGAAAAGCTCCCACACGCAACCAACGGGCGTAATTAAAAATGCGTTAAAAGTGCTTTTAGATTACCAAAGTAGCATTTTAAGCCATAATCTTAATAATAATTCACTAAGACAGAATCTACAATCACCTTATGTGAAAACTATGGATTTTTTCTTAGATTTTGCGCAGCCTTGCCTTATTGAAGTGGGCTTTGGCTCGGGGCGACATCTTTTGCATTTAGCACAGCATAATCCTATGCTTACTTGCATAGGTATTGAAATCCACACACCCTCCATTGAGCAAATTCTTAGGCAAATTCAACTTTTACATCTTAATAATTTATTTATCATTAAAGGCGATGCGCGCATTTTGCTTGAGATTATGCCCTCACACATTGCGGAGGGTATCTATGTGCATTTCCCTGTGCCGTGGAATAAAAAGCCTCATAGGAGAGTATTTTCACATCATTTTTTGCACCAAGCCCTGCGCGTGCTAAAAGGGCATAAAATGCTGCATTTGCGCAGTGATGATGAGACATATATAAAAGATGCACTTCATCTTGCTTTGCAGCAGGAGCATATAAGCCTTGAAGTGCATAAAAATATAAAAGATGTTGTTACAAGCAAGTATGAAGCGCGCTGGGAGCGTGAGCATAAAGATATTTATGATATAAAAATTTTTAGCACACAAAATAGCGCGCAAAATCATCAAAATAGCACAAAAATTGCGCAAAATATGCAAAAAAACTTCCTTTTTGATAAGATTCTAAGAAAAAATTTGGATAATTACACCAATTTTCCTTATAAGAAAATCGCTAAAGATTGGTTTTTACATATTGATAATGTGTATTGTGCGGGGGATACTTATGTGCTGGGCTTGTGTCTTGGGGACTTTAATCAGCCTCAAAATAAATTTTTGCAAATTGGCTTTTGTGAAAGTCAAGTAGCCCACTATATCAATGGCACGCCCATTCCCACACTTGCAGCTATCAAAGCACATAAGCATTTAATGCAGATTCTAACACAGGAGTGA
- a CDS encoding cell division ATP-binding protein FtsE — MSAIIEAKNLNLGYNDELVIKDATFSINAKEFVFITGASGSGKSTILSSFFGHLGVKSGHLNVFGVSMQKASKNRINHLRRSIGIVFQDYKLIKEWNIERNVMLPMVINGYKKEVCKSQVEKLLVHIKLSHKASKFPLELSGGEQQRVAMARALAHNPTIILADEPTGNLDDYSSELIWNLLKGVNEQLGITVVVVTHRMPDRLNIPYRRLHIEEGVVYEFA; from the coding sequence TTGAGCGCAATCATCGAGGCAAAAAATCTTAACCTTGGCTATAATGATGAATTAGTCATTAAAGATGCGACTTTTAGCATTAATGCCAAAGAGTTTGTATTTATCACAGGGGCTTCAGGAAGTGGCAAAAGCACTATTTTGAGTTCATTTTTTGGGCATTTGGGCGTAAAGAGCGGGCATCTTAATGTATTTGGCGTGAGTATGCAAAAGGCTTCAAAAAATCGCATTAATCACTTGCGCCGCAGCATTGGTATTGTCTTTCAAGATTATAAATTGATAAAAGAGTGGAATATCGAGCGCAATGTTATGCTGCCTATGGTGATTAATGGTTATAAAAAAGAAGTGTGCAAATCACAAGTAGAAAAGCTACTTGTGCATATTAAACTTTCGCATAAGGCGAGTAAATTCCCACTAGAGCTAAGCGGTGGGGAGCAGCAGCGCGTGGCAATGGCTAGGGCATTAGCGCATAATCCTACGATTATTTTAGCCGATGAGCCAACGGGTAACCTTGATGATTACTCAAGCGAGCTTATTTGGAATCTGCTCAAAGGCGTGAATGAGCAGCTTGGTATCACGGTGGTTGTGGTTACGCATAGAATGCCAGATAGGCTTAATATCCCATATAGACGATTGCATATTGAAGAAGGAGTGGTGTATGAATTTGCTTAG